A genomic region of Merismopedia glauca CCAP 1448/3 contains the following coding sequences:
- a CDS encoding helix-turn-helix domain-containing protein: MNITSVIFVLDRMGFTAKTVTSKPAVELKQPEVGKLIRKLRQLTQLNQSQFAAVLGVSFGTINRWENGHMQPSSLALRQIRSLAEALSYSSSETVRDESQRLLTQYFEKR; encoded by the coding sequence TTGAATATAACGTCCGTTATATTCGTACTCGATCGCATGGGGTTTACTGCCAAAACCGTCACTTCCAAACCTGCTGTAGAACTCAAACAGCCTGAAGTTGGTAAGCTAATTCGGAAACTTCGCCAACTCACCCAATTAAACCAATCACAATTTGCGGCGGTGTTAGGTGTCTCCTTTGGCACGATTAACCGTTGGGAAAATGGGCATATGCAACCTTCTTCATTGGCATTGAGGCAAATTCGGTCGCTGGCTGAAGCATTAAGCTATTCCTCTTCAGAAACAGTTCGAGATGAAAGCCAACGGCTCTTAACTCAATATTTCGAGAAGAGGTGA